Below is a genomic region from Candidatus Methylomirabilis limnetica.
ATGAGTATCCGGTCAAAGGGGTCACGGTGATAATCGGGCAAGCGCGTGAGTTGCAACACCGCCTCCTCCTCGATCGGCAGTGAGTGTACTCCGTGTTGCCGTCTCTGCCTGGGTAGGAACAGATGCGGTTGCTCCGGTAACGGCAATCGCCCTAGCCGATGCTTGACTATGATCTCCCACGTGGAGGCCACACTCAGGAATACCTCGTTGCCTTGATCGGAGAAAAGCTCACGCGCTCCCGGGGACAGTTCAGGGCTATCTAAGATGATCCACAGGAACGTACAGGTGTCGAGCAGCAACCTCACAGATCGCGACCTTCGAAGGCGGCAAGAACCTCATCCGGTAGAGGTTCGAAGAAGCTCTTGGATATCTGAAAGGCCCCTTTTGCCAGTCCAATGGGCCGC
It encodes:
- a CDS encoding type II toxin-antitoxin system VapC family toxin, translating into MRLLLDTCTFLWIILDSPELSPGARELFSDQGNEVFLSVASTWEIIVKHRLGRLPLPEQPHLFLPRQRRQHGVHSLPIEEEAVLQLTRLPDYHRDPFDRILICQAIAHGLVLLTPDSAVTQYPVRTAW